The genomic DNA CAGCAACATATGGTGGAGAAGAAAATATGTTTGAAGAAACTAAAAGTAGTTTAAATATGTCTAATCCTCATAAATATTTTGGTTTTATTAAAAGAGATAATATAGAGTTTAATATAATACAATCCAAAACAAAAACAAATAAGCAAGAATATCGTAAGGATAAATATGAGTTGTTAATTAATCATATAAAGAGATGCTTATTGTATAACAAAAAATGTCTTATATACTTTCCAACAGTTCGGTTAATAGAAGACTTTAAGGCATATTTATGTTTTTATAATTATGATAAAAAAGTAGTTACTTACTATACAACTATGAAGAAAAATGATAAAAATGAAAGTGAAGAACATTTTAGAAATGGCGAAATTAAAATAATGTTAGCTACAAAAGCTTTTGGTATGGGAATAGATATAAATGATATCGAAGTAATAATTCATTTTGCACCTACAGGAAATACATGTGATTATTTACAAGAAGTAGGTAGAGCAGCAAGAAAAGAAAAACTACAAGGAACAGCAATATATAATTTTATGAGTAATGATTTTCAATATATCAATAGATTTCATGGAATATCTACTTTAAAAAAATATCAATTGGTTGAAATTATAAAAAAGATTTATTTAATCTATATGAAAGAAAGACAAAATAGCAAAAATAAATTTTATACAAAAAAAAGAAATGAATTATTGCTTGATGTTGAAATATTCTCACATATTTTTAATAACTCTATATTAGATGACAATGATGATATTTTAAATAAAGTAAAAACTGCTCTTTTGATCATTCAAAAAGATTTTGAAAATACAAAAAAATATAGTCCTTTTAAGATGAGACCTATTCCTCTTTTTTCAAAAGGATATTTTAAAGT from Fusobacterium hominis includes the following:
- a CDS encoding helicase-related protein; protein product: MLDSILSNDKKLALLVIDEAHIVTTWGKQFRPDYWYLGDYITKIRKKYQKQDGNSFIIATFTATATYGGEENMFEETKSSLNMSNPHKYFGFIKRDNIEFNIIQSKTKTNKQEYRKDKYELLINHIKRCLLYNKKCLIYFPTVRLIEDFKAYLCFYNYDKKVVTYYTTMKKNDKNESEEHFRNGEIKIMLATKAFGMGIDINDIEVIIHFAPTGNTCDYLQEVGRAARKEKLQGTAIYNFMSNDFQYINRFHGISTLKKYQLVEIIKKIYLIYMKERQNSKNKFYTKKRNELLLDVEIFSHIFNNSILDDNDDILNKVKTALLIIQKDFENTKKYSPFKMRPIPLFSKGYFKVDKTLKELLNNDFCSEIFELEKGDIYKINLKRIWEYKFSDKYSFPQF